Sequence from the Candidatus Saccharibacteria bacterium oral taxon 488 genome:
TGGTATCATTGTCGGCGTGATGACCGGGCTATACATCATTCAGCGATTTGGCATCAGTTTTCCAACGACGCCGGATCGGCTGGGGCTAGCGGCAGACATACGGGCGCAATACTTGGGGGCGCTGATTATTGCTGCTGGTTTCGCGGCCGGCAATCACGCGCGTTTGTTCGGAATGCTGATTGCCGGCGGTGTTGGCGTGTTGGGATGGTGGGTGTCAAGTACGCTAATTGGGTCACTCGGAGTTGTCATCGCCAGCGGCGCCGCAGCAACAGTGGTCGGATTGACAGCGGTACTCGCGTCCCGACTATGGCGCTTTCCTTCAGTGGCCATTATTGCTGCTGGCATCGTACCGCTGGTGCCGGGTTTGTCGCTCTATAACGGCTTGATGGGTGTGATAGAGAATCCGCCAACCGACCCTGAATTTTTACTGTCACTGGCCGTCCTCGCACGAGCTATCATGATCGGCGTGGCCATCGCCATCGGTGCATCGCTTGGTAATATGATCGGCCGACCAGTACGGCGCGGTATGATTCGCTGGTATAATAAGCTCCTGCGACGACGAGAGCTTAACATTCAATAAGCCCGGGGAATACTCTTATTTCAAGACTACGCACTCGTCGCCCAGTGTCTGACGCAGCTGACTCATGAGCTGATCGCCAGCCTCAACACGAAACGGCATGCGCATGGCGGATTTATTAGCCTCACCCAGCACTAGCACTACATCAGTCACGCCAGCGTATGCGGAGCAGAGCGACTTGAGTGCTACTAGTTTATCATGGTCGCTCGGGTTTTTGATATGAAGAAATAGCTTTTCTGTCTCGGGCACGGCGTGCGTGACTGCTGGACGCGGTGGCGTGTTTGTCGTGTCGGCCGGTGTTGACTTCATGTTCGTCCCTTTCGCTGTCGATACTCGGGCTGCGCCTGCTCGCTGAGTCGTTTGAGTTCGAAATGCCGTACGCCGCTCTTGCTTGACCTTGCTACTCATCTTTGGCGCTTCCATTTTACGGCCAGTCGACTGATACTGCCGGAGATCATCGTCAGAAATCAGTTCAATTTCATCAGCAATCATCTTGCTCTCTGAGCCCAAATTACCATCCCGATCACGGGCTGAGTTTTTGCCGGTCACCCGAATGACAGCGTCCTGGACAAGTTTGGCGCCGACTTGCTCATACAAATTCGGAAAGACGATAACTTCGCCCTCGCCAAACTTATCTTCGATCCCAACGAATGCCATCTTGCTGCCTGACTTGGTAACGATGGTGCGCACCGTCGTGATAATACCGCCGATCGTCATCAGGCGACCGTCATATTCTGGCACCAGCTGCGTTAATGGCTGCGCTTGCTCACTGAGATATGTTTCATACGCATCGAGCGGGTGCGCCGAAATATACAGCCCCATCAGCTCGCGCTCCCACATCAGCCGCTCTTTGTTGGTGTGTTTGGCCGGCGCTGGCTGTAGCTGTATCGTTGACTGAACATCAGCCGACTCATCACCAAGCATACCAAACAGGTCAGTCTGCCCCGACGCGGCCTCTTTCTGAGTCTTTTGAGCAAAGGCGACAATGGTGTCAAGATTAAACAACAAGTCAGACCGGTCGCCAAAGCTGTCAAAGGCGCCAGTTTTGATCAGCGACTCCCAGGCCTTGCGATTGAACTTGCTGGTCGATACTCGCTTGGCAAAATCTTCGACCGACTTGAACGGGCCATCAGCCTCGCGAGCACGAATAATTTCTTCCACCGCGCCGACACCGACGCCCTTGACCGCCGCCATGCCGAAACGAATCTTCTTTTCACCAGGCACCACCGCGAACTCGACGAATGACTCATTAACATCCGGGTTGAGCACTTCAATGCCCATGTGCTTACACTCGGTCATCTCGATGGCCAGGCGCTCAGTATCATCCTGGTCACTGGTCATCAGCGCCGCCATGAATGCGTCAGGATAATGCGCCTTGAGATACGCCGTCCAGTAGGCGATCAGGCCATAACACGCCGCGTGCGACTTATTGAAACAGTAGTTAGCAAATTCTTCCAATGCATCCCAAAACTGCTCAGCGATTTCCTTAGTCGCACCACCAACCTTGACCGCGCCCTCGACAAACTCTGGCTTGACCTTTTTCATCAGATCAATTTTCTTTTTACCGACCGCCTTACGCAGGGTGTCCGCCTGACCGCCAGTAAAGCCACACCACTCTTTGGAAATCTGCATAAATTGCTCTTGATAGACCAAGATGCCGTAAGTATTCTTCAGCGAGTTTTCCATACCGGGGTGCAAGTAGGTGATTTCTTCTTCGCCGTGTTTGCGCTTGATGAATGAGTCGATAAACTGCATCGGGCCCGGGCGATACAAGGCCACCATGGCGATGATGTCTTCAAAGACACTTGGTTTGAGCTCGCGCAGGTACCGCTTCATGCCAGCCGATTCCAACTGGAACACGCCAGTGGTGTCGCCGCGCTGGAATAATTTGTAGGTTTCTTCATCATCCAGCGGCAGCGTTGATAAATCAATATCCGTTTTGTAGACTTTACGAATAATACGCAGGGCGTTGTTAATGATGGACAGGTTAGACAAGCCCAAAAAGTCCATCTTCAGTAGCCCGAGCTCCTCAACCGGACCCATGGGGTACTGCGTCGCCACCACGCCCTTTTGCGCCATCTCCAGGGGCACGTATTTCACCAAATCATCCGGTGCAATCACCACGCCGGCGGCATGCACACCGTGCGAACGAATCGTTCCCTCCAGCTGCGACGCAAAGTCATAAACTGTTTTGGCAGTCGGGTTGCTTTCATACTCGTTTTTAAGGTCGGGGTCTTCCTCGAGCGACTTTTTGATAGGCACATGACGGCCCTGGACGGGTGGCGGAATGAGCTTGGCCAGCCGGTCCGACTCGCCATATGGTACCTGCAGCACCCGCGCCACGTCACGCACTGACGCCCGCGCTGCCATGGTGCCAAAGGTACAAATGTTGGCTACCCGTTCTGAGCCATATTTCTTGGCACAATATTCGATCACTTCACCGCGGCGGGTATCTTGAATGTCGATATCGATGTCGGGCATGGAAATACGATCCGGGTTGAGGAATCGCTCAAACAGCAAATCATAATGTAGCGGATCAAGGTCGGTGATGTTCAGCGCATAAGCGATGATTGAACCAGCCGCCGAACCACGTCCCGGGCCAAAGATAATTCCTTGGGATTTGCCCCAGTTGATAAAATCCTGGACGATCAAAAAGTAGCCGTTATAGCCCATGTTGTCGAGCACGCCGAATTCCATGTCTAGTCGCTCTAGCTGCGCCTCTGATAACTTGGCGCGCAGCTCGTCGTTTGGCAATTTCTTGGCATCCTCCAGCTTCATACCAGCGTAGCGCGCCGCCATGCCGCTGTACACCAGATGATCCAGATATTCCTTTTCGGACTCACCGTTTGGCGTTGGAAATTTCGGGATGAGAATATCGCCAAGTTTAATTTCTACGTCACACCGATCGGCGATGGCTTTGGTGTTGGCGATTGCCTGGGGATTGGTTTTTTGCCACCGCGAAATGATATCTTCTGGTGTGGTCAAATGGAGCTCAAAATCCTTCAAGCTCATCCGCTTTTCATCACTCAAATACGCACCAGTACCGACGCACAGCAAAATCTCATGCGCCTCCTGGTCTTCGTGATTGAGGTAATGGCCGTCGCTAGTCACTACACACGGAATATCCAGTTCCTCGCTGATGCGCTCAATGTAATCATTGACCTTTTTCTGCTCCGGCCAGTGGCTGCGCGCTTCGGGGTGGCCATGGTCTTGAAGCTCCATGTAGTAGCGATCACCAAACACTGACTTGTACCAGCCAGCAATTTCCTTAGCTTTTTCATAATCATCATTACGCAAATTCTCACCCAGCTCACCACCGATACAACCAGACATACAGATGATGCCTTCGTTGTATTGCTCCAGTAGCTCGTGGTCAATGCGCGGTTTATAGTAGACGCCTTCGAGGTTGGCGATGGTGCTAAGCTGCATCAGGTTTTGATAGCCCTTGTGATTCATCGCCAGCAGCGTCAAGTGATAACGTGCCTTGTCCTTGGCGGGGTCACGGTCGTGGCGAGTGCGGGCTGCTACGTAGGTTTCGATGCCGATGATTGGCTTGATACCAACATTCTTGGCCGCTTTATAAAACTCAATCGCGCCCGACATCGTGCCGTGGTCAGTAATGGCACAGGCCTCCATACCCAGCTCCTTCACCCGTGCCACCATGTCAGGAATTTTAGTCAGCCCATCCAGAAGCGAATGGTGGGTGTGATTGTGCAGGTGTACGTAATCAGACGGCTGCAACGCGGCCGCGGCTTGAGCTGAAGCTGTCGTATGTTTGGTAGCCATTATTTATTGCGCCTCCCTTGTGGGCGCCACCTCCTCTTTCTCCACCCAGTATAGCATGCTAGCGCCGCCGCTGCATGGTATCAATCAGCTGGTTGAGAAAATCCGCCAGCGCCGGAAAGACGTCGGCAAACCGCCCGAGCAGCCAAGCTGACACCATGATCAGTACCGTCACGCCCACAAGGCTACCCATGCCAAAGAAAAAGCCGCGCCAAAAGTTTATCCAATAGATCTGCCGCCGCGATCGATGAAAATCAAAAAACAGATCTTCAATCATTGCCTGCCGGGCGCCATTTTCGTTATCACGCTTGATGCGATCAATGGCTCGGCGGGCTACCGAGGGACGTGGGTCGGCGGCCTTCTTGTCCTCATGGCCACTTTCTCTCGACGATTTAGTTGGCGCCATTTTCCTCAAGCCGCTTGACTAGATATTCGCGAAGACTCGCACCAAGCTTCGGATCACGCATGCCAAAATCAATCACTGTCTTGAGATACTCTAGCTTATCGCCAGTGTCATAGTATGTGCCATTGGTAATTTCTACGCCATAAAAACTATGGCCGTCATCAATCATGCTCTGCATAATCGGCTGCACCGTAAATTCGCCGTGACCATCAAACGCATGCTTGGCTTTCTCGAGATAGCTAAAGAACTCGCCCGGCAGCAAATAGCTACTGACACTCGCGAGATCGGACGGGGCATTGGCTTTGCCTGGCTTTTCAACGATGTTTGTCATCTTGATCACGCCGTCAGTAACCTGCTCGCCATTAACCACACCGTAACGATCAAATTCAGCATCATCAATAATCTTCTTGCACGATAGCACCGCGCCGTCTAATTTTTGCGCCGCAGTGATCATCTGGCGAAATCGGCTAGGGCTAGCAGCGATAAAGTCATCAGCAAAGGTATAAATAACCGGCTCATCACCATTGATCAAATGCGCGGCGCAGGTCAACGGTGTGGCATTACCGTACGGGCCTTTTTGGCGGATATAGACAAAGTTAGCCATCTCTGACAAATTATTTACGATGTCAATCAGTGGCTGCTTCTTGGCGCCGCCCGCCCGTAGATTAACCAGCAGCTCCTCGTTCGGCCTGTCGAAATGATCCTCAATTGCTCGTTTGTTGGCGCTGCCGATGATAATGATATCTTTGATGCCGGCTTCGACTAATTCCTCGACGACGTATTGGATAATCGGCTTGTCGATCAGCGGCATCATTTCTTTTGGCATGGCCTTGGTCTGCGGCAAGAACCGCGTACCGAAGCCAGCGGCAGCGATGATAGCTTTGGTTGGTTTTTTCATGATAGTTCCTCCTGTCGTAGGTTATCTAAATAATCAAACAAAAGCGCGAATGGCCCTGTTACACATAAATCACCCGCCCGAGCGATAGCAAACAACTCTGCCGCTGAAACAAACCGTAGTTCAGCGCCCTGGCTACTTTCAGCTTCATCAAGGTGGATTGCATCCTCATTGTACACGCAGTCAGTCGCCAAGTACACTGCGATCTTGATATTGATGTACGGCCCCTCATAGCATTCACCAATATATTCAAAGTGCCCTGGCGTGCAGCCGGTCTCTTCCACTAGTTCACGCCGCGCTACCATCTCTACTGCTTCACCCGGCTCCCCGTCACCGCCGGGAAAATCATAGAGCCATTTTTCTGGACCAGCTCGAAACTGATAGGTCATAGCGATCTTGCTATCCGTCGTCACTGCCACCACCAACACTGACACTAACTCCTCAGAAAAGAAGGTTGTAAACTCATGCTGCTCACCATCCTCTGCTTGATACCGCTTGATGACGGCCGAGCGCTTGTACGCCTCGCCGACAGTCTGCGTGGTGGTTGGCTGAATACGCGTGAATGTTTTCATTACAGTCGCTCTCGGATTAGTTTCTGGGCGAGGCTCGGGTTGGCCTGGCCCTTAGAGCGCTTCATGACTTGACCGACGAGGTAGCCGATAGCTTTGTCTTTGCCCGAGCGAATATCAGCGATGGATGCCGCTGAGGCTGGGTCGTTCAATACTTCGTCAACGATGGCTGCGATCGCTCCCTCATCAGACACCTGCAACAAATTCTTACTCTCGGCAATCTCGCGCGGCCCCTGCTCGAGATATTGTCGATCAAATAGACTAAGGAAAAGCTCTTTGCCGCCAGTCGAGCTCACGTCGCTATTCTCGACGAGTAGTGACAGCTCCGTCAACCGACGCGGCCCGACATAGCCCTCCCCGATGAGATCCATATCAATCAGCTCCTCCGGCGTCGAAGCAAACCAGTTAAAGATCCGCTTGACCAGCCGCTGATATTTTATCTTGTCAACTCCCAACTCATCAAGAACAGCTTGCTCGTTATGCACCGTCAGCGTCTTGATAGCGTCAAGCAATATCGCGAGCGACTGATGGCCGAGGATCGTCGTAATCACCGAATGATCCAACCCCAGATCAGCCCAACGCTCTCGGCACTGGCTTGGCATCAGCGGCATATACTGCTGCATGTGAGCAATCTCCTCGTCAGTCAAAACAATCGGCGGGATATCCGGATCGGGCATGTAGCGATAATCCTGGGCGTCCTCTTTCGAGCGCTGCGAAGTAGTGATTTGCTTGTCGTCGCTCCAGCCGCGAGTTTCCTGCACCACCGATTCACCACTTTCCAGCAAGTCGACTTGGCGCTTAAATTCGTATTCAGCGGCACGTTCGACGCTGCGGAACGAGTTAAGGTTCTTGACTTCTGCGCGTTTGCCAAGCTCGGTCGCGCCTTTTTTAGCCACCGAAATATTAACATCAAACCGCATGTTGCCGTGGTATAAATCACCGTGCGTAACGCCAGCGTAGACCATCAATTTGTGCAGCTCCGAAGCGTACGCTTTGGCCTCCTCGGCAGAATGCATGTCCGGCTCAGAGACGATTTCAATCAGCGGCGTGCCAGCGCGGTTGAGGTCAACCAGCGAATAACCGTCGTGGTGCGTCAACTTGCCAGCGTCCTCTTCCATGTGCGCATGATGAATCCGCACCCGCTTGAGCGAACCGTCTTCTAGCGGCGCGTCAACATAGCCAGCCAAGATAATCGGCTGATACATCTGCGATGTCTGGTAGCCCTTTGGCAGGTCAGGGTAGAAATAATGTTTGCGATCAAACCGGCTAACGCGGGCGATCGGCGCATTCAACGCCTTGCCAGCACGCACCGCCAGCTCGACAGCATGCTTGTTGAGCACCGGCAGCATGCCTGGCAATCCAAAATCGATTTCATGCGTTTTTTCGTTTGGCTCAGCGTCGCGAGCGTCGTTATCAGCCGGACTAAACAGCTTGGTTTTGGTCGCCAGCTGGACATGGCACTCGATGCCAATGGTCATTTCATATTCATCATATACACTCATCATAACGCTCCCAAATCTTTTAGTGCTTGCTCAAATGCGGCCATTGCCCGCTTGAATGTCTGGGTGGTGATAGTGACCCGACTTTCGTGGGCAATCTGATTACGCAGTTTGTGCGCCGACCAAACTGCGTCCTCATTCGTCCACAAACCACGCCGTGCCTTGAGCCGCTCACCCATCGTCGTACCACTAACGCCATATTCGCGCATCGCCCGGTCCAGCAGCTTGTCAGCTTTGATAATCGCCATCTGCAGACTGTCGGGATTATTTGTATCAGCCACACGCTGCACCGCCTGCCAGACTTTTCGGTATAGTTCCCGGTCGAGCTTCTCCGTTTGTTTTGACGTCAACTGAATGAATAGCATCAATAGGCCACCGATCACCAGCGCCGCCACCACTAGCGCGATCAACAATCCATCCATCAGATGACCTCCACTTCCGCCGCCAGTTTCAGCAGGCTTCCATCCGAACGGTAATTACCAACTAGCTGCACGCCGATCGGCAAGCCCTCGTCGTTACTTCCAGCCGGCACAGAAATTGCCGGCAGTCCAGCTAGACTAGCCGGCACGGTCATGATGTCAGACAGATACATCTTGATCGGATCACCAGTGTTCTCACCAAGTTTGAATGCTGGTGTCGGCGCCGTCGGCATTAACAGCGCGTCGTACTCAGTGAACAACTTTTTGAACTCGTTAATGAGCAGCGTGCGCGCTTTTTGCGCCTGCATGTAGTAAGCGTCAAAGAAACCGCTCGACAACACGAAACTACCGATCATAATCCGCCGCTTGTTCTCCGTCATAAAACCTTCGTTACGGCTGCGGCCGTACAATTCCGCCAGCGTTTTCACCTCGGCCGCTCGGTGACCATAACGCACACCATCATAGCGTGCCAGATTTGACGACAGTTCCGCCGGCACGATGATATAGTACATCGCCAGCGAATATTGCATCATATCTAGATCTACTTCTTCAATTCCATAACCCAGCTGCTT
This genomic interval carries:
- the gatB gene encoding Asp-tRNA(Asn)/Glu-tRNA(Gln) amidotransferase subunit GatB, which gives rise to MMSVYDEYEMTIGIECHVQLATKTKLFSPADNDARDAEPNEKTHEIDFGLPGMLPVLNKHAVELAVRAGKALNAPIARVSRFDRKHYFYPDLPKGYQTSQMYQPIILAGYVDAPLEDGSLKRVRIHHAHMEEDAGKLTHHDGYSLVDLNRAGTPLIEIVSEPDMHSAEEAKAYASELHKLMVYAGVTHGDLYHGNMRFDVNISVAKKGATELGKRAEVKNLNSFRSVERAAEYEFKRQVDLLESGESVVQETRGWSDDKQITTSQRSKEDAQDYRYMPDPDIPPIVLTDEEIAHMQQYMPLMPSQCRERWADLGLDHSVITTILGHQSLAILLDAIKTLTVHNEQAVLDELGVDKIKYQRLVKRIFNWFASTPEELIDMDLIGEGYVGPRRLTELSLLVENSDVSSTGGKELFLSLFDRQYLEQGPREIAESKNLLQVSDEGAIAAIVDEVLNDPASAASIADIRSGKDKAIGYLVGQVMKRSKGQANPSLAQKLIRERL
- a CDS encoding NTP transferase domain-containing protein, with the translated sequence MKKPTKAIIAAAGFGTRFLPQTKAMPKEMMPLIDKPIIQYVVEELVEAGIKDIIIIGSANKRAIEDHFDRPNEELLVNLRAGGAKKQPLIDIVNNLSEMANFVYIRQKGPYGNATPLTCAAHLINGDEPVIYTFADDFIAASPSRFRQMITAAQKLDGAVLSCKKIIDDAEFDRYGVVNGEQVTDGVIKMTNIVEKPGKANAPSDLASVSSYLLPGEFFSYLEKAKHAFDGHGEFTVQPIMQSMIDDGHSFYGVEITNGTYYDTGDKLEYLKTVIDFGMRDPKLGASLREYLVKRLEENGAN
- a CDS encoding NUDIX domain-containing protein, which encodes MKTFTRIQPTTTQTVGEAYKRSAVIKRYQAEDGEQHEFTTFFSEELVSVLVVAVTTDSKIAMTYQFRAGPEKWLYDFPGGDGEPGEAVEMVARRELVEETGCTPGHFEYIGECYEGPYINIKIAVYLATDCVYNEDAIHLDEAESSQGAELRFVSAAELFAIARAGDLCVTGPFALLFDYLDNLRQEELS
- a CDS encoding DNA polymerase III subunit alpha, which produces MATKHTTASAQAAAALQPSDYVHLHNHTHHSLLDGLTKIPDMVARVKELGMEACAITDHGTMSGAIEFYKAAKNVGIKPIIGIETYVAARTRHDRDPAKDKARYHLTLLAMNHKGYQNLMQLSTIANLEGVYYKPRIDHELLEQYNEGIICMSGCIGGELGENLRNDDYEKAKEIAGWYKSVFGDRYYMELQDHGHPEARSHWPEQKKVNDYIERISEELDIPCVVTSDGHYLNHEDQEAHEILLCVGTGAYLSDEKRMSLKDFELHLTTPEDIISRWQKTNPQAIANTKAIADRCDVEIKLGDILIPKFPTPNGESEKEYLDHLVYSGMAARYAGMKLEDAKKLPNDELRAKLSEAQLERLDMEFGVLDNMGYNGYFLIVQDFINWGKSQGIIFGPGRGSAAGSIIAYALNITDLDPLHYDLLFERFLNPDRISMPDIDIDIQDTRRGEVIEYCAKKYGSERVANICTFGTMAARASVRDVARVLQVPYGESDRLAKLIPPPVQGRHVPIKKSLEEDPDLKNEYESNPTAKTVYDFASQLEGTIRSHGVHAAGVVIAPDDLVKYVPLEMAQKGVVATQYPMGPVEELGLLKMDFLGLSNLSIINNALRIIRKVYKTDIDLSTLPLDDEETYKLFQRGDTTGVFQLESAGMKRYLRELKPSVFEDIIAMVALYRPGPMQFIDSFIKRKHGEEEITYLHPGMENSLKNTYGILVYQEQFMQISKEWCGFTGGQADTLRKAVGKKKIDLMKKVKPEFVEGAVKVGGATKEIAEQFWDALEEFANYCFNKSHAACYGLIAYWTAYLKAHYPDAFMAALMTSDQDDTERLAIEMTECKHMGIEVLNPDVNESFVEFAVVPGEKKIRFGMAAVKGVGVGAVEEIIRAREADGPFKSVEDFAKRVSTSKFNRKAWESLIKTGAFDSFGDRSDLLFNLDTIVAFAQKTQKEAASGQTDLFGMLGDESADVQSTIQLQPAPAKHTNKERLMWERELMGLYISAHPLDAYETYLSEQAQPLTQLVPEYDGRLMTIGGIITTVRTIVTKSGSKMAFVGIEDKFGEGEVIVFPNLYEQVGAKLVQDAVIRVTGKNSARDRDGNLGSESKMIADEIELISDDDLRQYQSTGRKMEAPKMSSKVKQERRTAFRTQTTQRAGAARVSTAKGTNMKSTPADTTNTPPRPAVTHAVPETEKLFLHIKNPSDHDKLVALKSLCSAYAGVTDVVLVLGEANKSAMRMPFRVEAGDQLMSQLRQTLGDECVVLK